The proteins below come from a single Triticum aestivum cultivar Chinese Spring chromosome 5D, IWGSC CS RefSeq v2.1, whole genome shotgun sequence genomic window:
- the LOC123124894 gene encoding translation initiation factor IF-2 isoform X1, whose product MSAPTAPLVFPSCFSTSLSHDLPLPLSVFAHRRPPWRRCSSPAVGCSSSASSARPRRRCRVCLPPLPAVPAAMRLVRLAGFFASPSPRLDRNQTSPAAASPESFPAPVPSRRACPASARARRPSASRACRPCLKSPLPRRALRLPRPLVSVREGNERLARVDLSPRQAAEPPEHLLQFVASDAAWSSSARFRPSPGDASAKFPVCFLCIERGQRPR is encoded by the exons ATGAGTGCCCCGACAGCCCCGCTTGTTTTCCCCTCCTGTTTCTCTACCTCTCTGTCTCACGATCttcccctccctctctctgttttcgcTCACAGGAGACCGCCATGGCGCCGCTGCAGTTCTCCTGCAGTTGGATGCAGCAGCTCTGCATCGAGCgcacgcccgcgccgccgctgccgtgtcTGCCTCCCTCCGCTTCCAGCCGTCCCCGCTGCCATGCGCCTCGTCCGCCTTGCCGGGTTCTTCGCCAGTCCCTCGCCCCGCCT GGACAGGAACCAGACGAGCCCAGCTGCGGCCTCGCCGGAGAGCTTCCCCGCGCCCGTCCCATCGCGCCGCGCCTGTCCAGCCTCTGCTCGAGCTCGTCGACCCTCCGCTTCCCGTGCCTGCCGGCCCTGCCTCAAGTCCCCGCTGCCACGTCGTGCCCTGCGTCTGCCTCGCCCGCTCGTCTCTGTACGCGAGGGGAACGAGCGCCTCGCCCGCGTTGACCTCTCCCCTCGCCAAGCCGCCGAGCCGCCCGAGCACCTCCTCCAGTTCGTCGCCTCGGACGCCGCCTGGTCAAGCTCCGCTCGCTTCCGTCCATCGCCGGGAGACGCCAGCGCCAAGTTCCCTGTCTGCTTCCTCTGCATCGAGCGAGGGCAGCGCCCGCGTTGA